A window of Sphingobium herbicidovorans contains these coding sequences:
- the rpsG gene encoding 30S ribosomal protein S7, which yields MSRRRRPEKRVILPDPKFGDIVLSKFMNSIMQDGKKAVAESIVYGALETVETKSKKDPIAMFHDALNNVKPGIEVRSRRVGGATYQVPVEVRPERAQALAIRWLITASRNRSETTMAARLSGELLDAANNRGNAVKKREDTHRMAEANRAFSHYRW from the coding sequence ATGTCACGTCGTCGTCGCCCCGAAAAGCGCGTTATCCTTCCCGATCCCAAGTTCGGTGATATCGTGCTGTCGAAGTTCATGAACAGCATCATGCAGGACGGCAAGAAGGCCGTCGCCGAGTCCATCGTATACGGTGCGCTCGAAACCGTCGAGACGAAGTCCAAGAAGGACCCGATCGCGATGTTCCATGATGCGCTCAACAATGTGAAGCCCGGCATCGAAGTCCGCAGCCGCCGTGTTGGTGGTGCGACCTATCAGGTCCCCGTCGAAGTGCGTCCCGAGCGCGCTCAGGCGCTGGCCATTCGCTGGCTGATCACGGCTTCGCGTAACCGCAGCGAAACCACCATGGCGGCCCGCCTGTCGGGTGAGTTGCTGGACGCTGCCAACAACCGCGGCAATGCCGTCAAGAAGCGCGAAGACACGCACCGCATGGCGGAAGCGAACCGCGCCTTCTCGCACTATCGCTGGTAA
- a CDS encoding M23 family metallopeptidase, whose amino-acid sequence MLYRTKKGVAALWVRIIALCPEREIFLRSGGQVTFIRISTRVQLLAAVLLCALLMGAAGLSLSMASGRSAAAQDRAAMDAERKAVAKASYKVESYRRSVEALARDLQARQDFMVDLYRAHFGEEEGDAAEGLVGRSDKAADKGGSPALKLQISASSEAQPLLTIDARQRRFAMLLTHAVERRADKTAAAIRSFGLNPEALARTAARAQGGPFVPWRGQRDAMPQEFERLADALSRMEFLESSLMTIPSGRPTLAPMQSSSYGYRRDPFNGHAAFHAGVDFPGSHGQPILAAAAGKVSFVGQRSGYGNVVEVSHGNGIMTRYAHLSGFAARVGQQVGRGAMIARMGSTGRSTGDHLHFEVRLNGEPINPRRFLDARKDVLQVQRVATARLADVGHRG is encoded by the coding sequence TTGTTGTATCGAACCAAGAAGGGGGTTGCCGCCCTCTGGGTCAGGATCATTGCCCTGTGCCCGGAGCGGGAAATCTTCCTGCGATCTGGCGGGCAGGTCACATTCATACGCATATCGACCCGAGTTCAGTTGCTGGCGGCGGTGCTTCTTTGCGCGCTTTTGATGGGAGCGGCAGGCCTTTCACTCTCGATGGCCTCCGGCCGCTCGGCTGCGGCGCAAGACCGCGCCGCGATGGACGCCGAGCGCAAGGCGGTCGCCAAGGCTTCCTACAAGGTGGAAAGCTATCGCCGGTCGGTGGAGGCACTCGCACGCGACCTTCAGGCGCGGCAGGATTTCATGGTCGATCTTTACCGCGCCCATTTCGGCGAAGAGGAAGGTGACGCGGCAGAAGGATTGGTGGGCAGGTCGGACAAGGCGGCCGACAAGGGTGGCTCTCCCGCTCTCAAGCTCCAGATCAGCGCCTCTTCGGAAGCCCAGCCACTGCTGACGATTGATGCCCGTCAGCGCCGTTTCGCCATGCTGCTGACTCATGCCGTAGAGCGGCGCGCCGACAAAACGGCGGCGGCGATCCGCAGTTTCGGCCTGAACCCCGAAGCTCTGGCGCGCACCGCCGCGCGGGCGCAGGGCGGCCCCTTTGTCCCATGGCGCGGCCAGCGCGACGCGATGCCGCAGGAGTTTGAACGGCTGGCGGACGCGCTGTCTCGCATGGAGTTTCTGGAGAGCAGCCTGATGACGATTCCGTCGGGTCGCCCCACTTTGGCGCCGATGCAATCCAGTTCATACGGCTATCGCCGCGACCCGTTCAACGGCCACGCGGCATTTCATGCCGGTGTCGATTTCCCCGGTAGCCACGGTCAGCCGATCCTGGCCGCCGCAGCAGGCAAAGTCAGCTTTGTCGGCCAGCGCAGCGGCTATGGCAATGTGGTAGAGGTTAGTCACGGCAATGGCATCATGACCCGCTACGCTCATCTGTCGGGATTTGCCGCCCGAGTCGGCCAGCAGGTCGGCCGGGGCGCGATGATCGCTCGCATGGGATCGACCGGCCGCTCTACTGGCGACCACCTGCATTTCGAGGTGCGGCTGAATGGCGAGCCGATCAATCCCCGCCGTTTCCTGGATGCGCGGAAAGACGTTCTTCAAGTGCAGCGGGTCGCGACAGCCCGCCTCGCCGATGTCGGCCATCGGGGTTAA
- the rpsL gene encoding 30S ribosomal protein S12 encodes MPTINQLVRKGRELQKTKSKVPAMEANPQKRGVCTRVYTTTPKKPNSALRKVAKVRLVNQREVITYIPGEGHNLQEHSVVLIRGGRVRDLPGVRYHVLRGVLDTQGVKDRKQSRSKYGAKRPK; translated from the coding sequence ATGCCAACGATCAACCAGCTGGTCCGCAAGGGCCGCGAGCTGCAGAAGACCAAGTCGAAGGTCCCTGCGATGGAAGCGAACCCGCAAAAGCGCGGCGTTTGCACCCGTGTTTACACGACGACCCCGAAGAAGCCGAACTCGGCTCTCCGCAAGGTGGCGAAGGTGCGTCTGGTCAACCAGCGCGAAGTCATCACCTACATTCCGGGTGAAGGCCATAACCTTCAGGAGCACAGTGTTGTGCTGATCCGCGGCGGCCGCGTACGCGACCTTCCCGGTGTGCGTTATCACGTGCTGCGCGGCGTTCTGGATACCCAGGGCGTCAAGGACCGTAAGCAGAGCCGTTCGAAGTACGGCGCGAAGCGTCCGAAGTAA
- a CDS encoding recombinase family protein, which produces MARTFAYCRVSTTDQTTDNQVREIEGAGFAIEPKRVVSETVSGSVAAMERKGFARLVDRLEAGDVLIVTKLDRLGRNAMDVRATVEKLAGEGVRVHCLALGGVDLTSPAGKMTMGVISAVAEFERDLLIERTQAGLSRAKAEGKTLGRPSALSQKQQEVVRSRRAAGVSLGTLAKEYGVSRAAIQRAEKRA; this is translated from the coding sequence ATGGCCCGCACCTTCGCTTACTGCCGTGTCAGCACCACCGATCAGACCACCGACAACCAAGTCCGCGAGATTGAGGGGGCAGGATTCGCCATCGAACCTAAGCGGGTCGTGAGCGAGACCGTCTCCGGCTCCGTCGCCGCCATGGAGCGCAAAGGCTTCGCGCGGCTGGTGGATCGACTGGAGGCTGGCGATGTGCTGATTGTGACGAAGCTGGACCGGCTGGGCCGTAATGCGATGGACGTTCGCGCCACGGTGGAGAAGCTGGCCGGTGAAGGCGTCCGCGTCCACTGCCTCGCCTTGGGTGGAGTGGACCTGACCAGCCCGGCGGGGAAAATGACCATGGGCGTTATCAGCGCCGTGGCCGAGTTCGAGCGCGACCTCCTGATTGAGCGCACCCAAGCGGGCCTGAGCCGCGCCAAGGCTGAGGGGAAGACCTTAGGTCGCCCGTCTGCCCTTTCACAGAAGCAGCAGGAAGTCGTGAGGTCACGCCGGGCCGCTGGGGTGTCTTTGGGGACGCTGGCGAAGGAGTATGGCGTCAGCCGCGCCGCGATCCAACGGGCGGAGAAGCGGGCCTGA
- the fusA gene encoding elongation factor G has protein sequence MARSHPLERYRNFGIMAHIDAGKTTTTERILYYTGKSYKIGEVHDGAATMDWMEQEQERGITITSAATTCVWKAEEGKGPEHRLNIIDTPGHVDFTIEVERSLRVLDGAVAAFDGVAGVEPQSETVWRQADKYKVPRMCFINKLDRTGANFYYCVQTIIDRLGATPAVLYLPIGAESEFKGLVDLVENRAIIWKDENLGAEFTYEEIPADLADKAAEYREKLIELAVEQDDEAMEAYLEGNLPDTATLKKLIRKGTLNQSFVPVLCGSAFKNKGVQPLLDAVVDYLPSPLDIEDVQGINPDTEEPDSRATADDAPFSGLAFKIMNDPFVGSLTFLRVYSGTLTKGTYLNSVKDKKEKIGRMLLMHANSREDIDAAYAGDIVALAGMKETTTGDTLCAERQPIILERMEFPEPVIELSVEPKTKADQEKMGVALNRLAAEDPSFRVSTDHESGQTIIKGMGELHLEILVDRMKREFKVEANVGAPQVAYREYLKKAVDVDYTHKKQSGGTGQFGRVKVKVTPGERGAGIIFKDEIKGGNIPKEYIPAIEKGMRETAATGSLIGFPIIDFEITLYDGAYHDVDSSALAFEITGRAAMREVAQKAGITLLEPVMKVEVVTPEEYLGDVIGDMNSRRGQIQGTDTRGNAQVVEAMVPLANMFGYVNSLRSFTQGRANYSMIFSHYDEVPQNVADEVKAKMA, from the coding sequence ATGGCCCGCAGCCATCCGCTCGAACGCTATCGCAATTTCGGTATCATGGCGCATATCGACGCCGGCAAGACCACGACGACCGAGCGCATCCTTTATTATACCGGCAAGTCCTACAAGATTGGCGAAGTCCATGACGGCGCGGCCACGATGGACTGGATGGAGCAGGAGCAGGAGCGTGGTATAACCATCACCTCGGCTGCGACGACCTGCGTTTGGAAGGCTGAAGAGGGCAAGGGCCCCGAGCATCGCCTGAACATCATCGACACTCCCGGCCACGTCGACTTCACCATCGAAGTCGAGCGTTCGCTGCGTGTGCTTGACGGCGCGGTTGCCGCGTTCGACGGTGTGGCCGGTGTTGAGCCGCAGTCGGAAACCGTGTGGCGCCAGGCGGACAAGTACAAGGTCCCGCGGATGTGCTTCATCAACAAGCTCGATCGTACCGGCGCCAACTTCTATTATTGCGTGCAGACGATCATCGATCGCCTAGGCGCGACCCCGGCCGTTCTCTATCTGCCTATTGGTGCGGAGTCGGAGTTCAAGGGCCTGGTCGATCTGGTCGAGAATCGCGCGATCATCTGGAAGGATGAGAATCTGGGTGCCGAGTTCACCTATGAGGAAATCCCGGCCGATCTCGCCGACAAGGCTGCCGAATATCGTGAAAAGCTGATCGAACTGGCTGTCGAGCAGGACGACGAGGCGATGGAAGCCTATCTCGAAGGCAATCTGCCCGATACCGCCACGCTCAAGAAGTTGATCCGCAAGGGCACGCTGAACCAGTCGTTCGTGCCGGTCCTGTGTGGTTCGGCGTTCAAGAACAAGGGCGTGCAGCCCCTGCTCGACGCGGTCGTGGACTATCTGCCTTCGCCGCTGGATATCGAAGACGTTCAGGGTATCAACCCGGACACCGAAGAGCCCGACAGCCGCGCGACCGCAGACGACGCTCCCTTCTCGGGCCTGGCGTTCAAGATCATGAACGATCCGTTCGTGGGGTCGCTGACCTTCCTGCGCGTCTATTCAGGCACCCTGACCAAGGGCACCTATCTGAACTCGGTCAAGGACAAGAAGGAAAAGATCGGCCGTATGCTGCTGATGCATGCGAACAGCCGTGAAGACATCGATGCGGCCTATGCTGGCGACATCGTCGCGCTGGCCGGCATGAAGGAAACCACCACCGGTGATACGCTGTGCGCTGAGCGCCAGCCGATCATCCTGGAGCGGATGGAATTCCCCGAGCCGGTTATCGAACTGTCCGTCGAACCCAAGACCAAGGCCGACCAGGAAAAGATGGGCGTTGCTCTCAATCGCCTGGCCGCCGAAGATCCGTCCTTCCGTGTCTCGACCGACCACGAATCGGGCCAGACCATCATCAAGGGCATGGGCGAACTTCACCTCGAAATCCTGGTCGACCGCATGAAGCGCGAGTTCAAGGTCGAGGCGAATGTCGGTGCGCCGCAGGTGGCCTATCGCGAGTATCTCAAGAAGGCCGTGGACGTCGACTATACCCACAAGAAGCAGTCGGGCGGCACCGGCCAGTTCGGCCGCGTCAAGGTGAAGGTCACGCCGGGCGAACGTGGCGCGGGCATCATCTTCAAGGACGAGATCAAGGGCGGTAATATTCCCAAGGAATATATCCCTGCGATCGAGAAGGGCATGCGCGAAACCGCGGCCACCGGTTCGCTGATCGGCTTCCCGATCATCGATTTCGAAATCACGCTCTATGACGGCGCCTATCATGACGTCGACTCGTCGGCGCTGGCGTTCGAAATCACCGGCCGCGCCGCGATGCGCGAAGTCGCGCAGAAGGCGGGCATCACGCTGCTCGAACCGGTCATGAAGGTCGAGGTCGTCACCCCGGAAGAATATCTGGGCGACGTTATCGGCGACATGAACAGCCGTCGCGGCCAGATCCAGGGCACCGATACGCGCGGCAACGCGCAGGTGGTCGAGGCTATGGTCCCGCTGGCCAACATGTTCGGCTATGTGAACTCGCTGCGTTCCTTCACCCAGGGCCGCGCGAACTACTCCATGATCTTCTCCCATTATGACGAAGTGCCGCAGAATGTTGCGGATGAAGTCAAGGCAAAGATGGCC